A portion of the Synechococcales cyanobacterium CNB genome contains these proteins:
- the argF gene encoding ornithine carbamoyltransferase produces MPQTTSAVVPVEVKPSKPAASLAGRDFLSIADFSADDVLDLFETAAAMKADLAPFAGSLAGRSVITLFEKPSLRTRVTFEVGPTKLGAHVMYFDHSKQRIGERESVKDYAKNLDRWVDCIVARVFDHAVLTEMAEHASVPVVNALSDREHPCQALADLFTLRERLGTLAGARVVFLGDGNNVCHSLMLLCAKLGVSFTAVTPRGFEPQFGVVRDALADAKRTGATITLSHTPEAAAGHHAVYTDCWVSMGQDHQAALRDGAFTPYRADDDMMALASRGIPGGALFMHCLPAHRGEEVTDEVIDSPASIVYDQAENRMWTQNALLWRLLGAAGR; encoded by the coding sequence ATGCCGCAGACCACCTCCGCCGTCGTTCCTGTCGAGGTCAAGCCCTCGAAGCCTGCCGCCTCGCTCGCCGGGCGAGACTTCCTGTCGATCGCCGATTTTTCCGCGGATGACGTGCTCGATCTGTTTGAGACGGCGGCGGCGATGAAGGCGGACCTGGCCCCCTTCGCCGGCTCGCTCGCGGGGCGGAGCGTGATTACGCTCTTCGAGAAGCCCTCGCTCCGCACGCGCGTCACCTTCGAGGTCGGCCCGACGAAACTCGGCGCGCACGTCATGTACTTCGACCACTCGAAGCAACGCATCGGCGAGCGTGAGAGCGTGAAGGACTACGCGAAGAACCTCGACCGCTGGGTGGACTGCATCGTTGCCCGCGTGTTCGATCACGCCGTGCTGACCGAGATGGCCGAGCACGCCTCGGTTCCGGTCGTGAACGCCCTGAGCGACCGCGAGCACCCGTGCCAGGCGCTGGCGGACCTCTTCACGCTGCGCGAGCGTCTCGGCACGCTCGCCGGGGCGCGGGTCGTCTTCCTGGGCGACGGCAACAACGTCTGCCACTCGCTCATGCTGCTGTGCGCCAAGCTGGGCGTGAGCTTCACGGCCGTCACGCCCCGGGGGTTCGAGCCGCAGTTCGGCGTGGTGCGAGACGCCCTCGCCGACGCGAAGCGCACCGGGGCGACGATCACGCTGAGCCACACCCCCGAGGCGGCCGCCGGCCATCACGCCGTCTACACCGACTGCTGGGTCAGCATGGGCCAAGACCATCAGGCGGCCCTGCGCGACGGCGCGTTCACGCCCTACCGCGCCGACGACGACATGATGGCCCTTGCCTCGCGCGGCATCCCCGGCGGCGCGCTCTTCATGCACTGCCTCCCCGCCCACCGCGGCGAGGAGGTCACCGACGAGGTCATCGACTCGCCCGCCTCGATCGTCTATGACCAGGCCGAGAACCGCATGTGGACGCAGAACGCCCTGCTCTGGCGGCTGCTTGGCGCGGCAGGGCGGTGA
- the plsY gene encoding glycerol-3-phosphate 1-O-acyltransferase PlsY encodes MTPDAFILIGAAYLSGSVPFGVLIARSRGVDLRAHGSGNVGATNVGRVLGRRWGMLCFALDVFKGFVPTLAAGAWIGVLGRTDVPAPEAWVWLAVAVAAVLGHVFPVWLRFRGGKGVATGFGAALGVFPMLTIPALAALLVWLVLVAATKYVGISSCIAALTLPIGVAVLVVLSDATHAGATPFYAAMACLVVLVVWRHRSNIARTFAGTENRVGGGRGRRVDARAEGDEADRPTPEAPRD; translated from the coding sequence ATGACACCCGACGCGTTCATCCTGATCGGCGCGGCCTACCTCTCGGGGTCGGTCCCGTTCGGCGTGCTCATCGCGCGCTCGCGGGGCGTGGACCTCCGCGCTCACGGCTCGGGGAACGTCGGCGCGACCAATGTCGGGCGCGTCCTCGGGCGGCGGTGGGGGATGCTCTGCTTTGCGCTCGACGTGTTCAAGGGCTTCGTGCCGACACTCGCCGCGGGCGCATGGATCGGTGTGCTCGGGCGGACGGACGTGCCCGCGCCCGAGGCGTGGGTGTGGCTCGCGGTCGCGGTGGCGGCGGTGCTCGGGCACGTCTTCCCGGTCTGGCTGCGCTTCAGGGGTGGGAAGGGCGTGGCCACCGGATTCGGGGCTGCGCTGGGCGTCTTCCCGATGCTCACGATCCCGGCGCTCGCCGCGCTGTTGGTGTGGCTCGTGCTGGTGGCGGCGACGAAATATGTTGGGATTTCGTCGTGCATCGCCGCGTTGACGCTGCCGATCGGCGTCGCCGTGCTGGTGGTGTTGAGCGACGCGACGCACGCGGGGGCGACGCCCTTCTACGCAGCAATGGCGTGCCTCGTTGTCCTGGTCGTGTGGCGGCACCGATCGAACATCGCCCGGACCTTTGCGGGCACGGAGAACCGCGTCGGGGGAGGCCGGGGCAGGCGTGTGGATGCGCGGGCGGAAGGCGATGAAGCCGACCGGCCCACCCCGGAGGCTCCCCGGGATTGA
- a CDS encoding GAF domain-containing protein: protein MRRRTTTTRRRTTPAERGDPRMTEPTHTAGDRAAADRGAASLRDFLTDGSLAGMCAELSTLTGIRVEVRDEGDRVIVADGGGWRALPPGSGLADAAIGASFPLTVGEQTIGRIVVGREGPPDGGRERLERALSLIARTSSELCENAAELRHALDELGVLFELAALLVDSADVRSMVDTALASALRVLRLDAGSVVLLKEDADGIVSEDERDLVLTASRELSRWWLDSPETLSEGRVFDRLALAGEVVAVEDLLLDPRVRILDRVRTEGLRAFICAGLVFRGRPIGVMRLYARTPRSFDELDKRLLRSIAQQAAAAVQQSRLIRQRQRQRQLDRQLALAADVQRRLLPRRLPRPTGLDLAAGYQPTFEVAGDFYDAFESHGGLGLLIGDVVGKGIPAALLMASVRASLRAHSERTHDVHRVLDAVNRDLCRDTLPSEFTTLWLGRLDPATLRLTYASAGHEPPFIVRAGRGATTQELDIGGIVAGVDPAHEYRAAEVTLRPGDALVAYTDGACDVMDFENRKFGKRRLQQAVRAAISEDPSAKAGTILERVFWELRQFAGLAARPDDVTLLVVRVEG, encoded by the coding sequence ATGCGCCGCCGAACGACGACGACCCGCAGGAGGACGACGCCGGCTGAGCGCGGCGATCCCCGCATGACCGAGCCAACGCACACCGCCGGCGATCGTGCCGCCGCCGATCGCGGTGCGGCCTCCCTGCGCGACTTCCTCACCGACGGCTCCCTCGCAGGCATGTGCGCCGAACTCTCGACCCTTACCGGCATCCGCGTCGAAGTCCGCGACGAAGGTGATCGCGTTATCGTCGCCGACGGCGGGGGCTGGCGCGCCCTCCCGCCCGGCTCTGGCCTCGCCGACGCAGCGATCGGCGCATCCTTCCCCCTTACGGTCGGAGAGCAGACCATCGGGCGCATCGTCGTCGGGCGCGAGGGTCCGCCCGACGGCGGCCGCGAACGACTCGAACGAGCATTGTCTCTCATCGCACGCACCTCGAGTGAGCTGTGCGAGAACGCCGCCGAACTCCGCCACGCGCTCGACGAACTCGGCGTCCTCTTCGAACTCGCCGCGCTCCTCGTGGATTCCGCCGACGTGCGCTCCATGGTGGACACCGCGCTCGCCTCCGCCCTCCGAGTGCTGCGGCTCGACGCCGGATCGGTCGTGCTCCTCAAGGAGGACGCCGACGGCATCGTCTCCGAGGACGAACGCGACCTCGTGCTCACCGCCTCGCGCGAACTCAGCCGATGGTGGCTCGACAGCCCGGAGACGCTCAGTGAGGGGCGCGTCTTCGACCGGCTCGCCCTCGCGGGAGAGGTAGTCGCGGTCGAAGACCTGCTCCTCGACCCGCGCGTCCGCATCCTCGACCGCGTGCGCACCGAGGGGTTGCGCGCGTTCATCTGTGCGGGCCTGGTCTTCCGCGGCAGGCCGATCGGCGTGATGCGCCTCTACGCACGCACGCCGCGGTCCTTCGACGAACTCGACAAGAGGCTGCTGCGCTCGATCGCCCAGCAGGCCGCCGCCGCCGTGCAGCAGTCGAGGCTCATCCGCCAGCGACAACGCCAACGCCAACTGGACCGACAACTCGCCCTCGCCGCGGACGTCCAGCGCAGGCTCCTCCCACGCCGCCTCCCGCGACCGACAGGCCTCGACCTCGCTGCCGGGTATCAGCCGACCTTTGAGGTCGCAGGCGACTTCTACGACGCGTTCGAGTCGCACGGCGGCCTCGGGCTGCTCATCGGGGACGTGGTCGGCAAGGGCATTCCCGCCGCGCTGCTCATGGCGTCCGTCCGCGCCTCTCTTCGGGCGCATTCGGAACGAACACACGACGTGCATCGCGTGCTCGACGCCGTGAATCGAGACCTCTGCCGCGACACGCTCCCGAGCGAGTTCACCACGCTCTGGCTCGGACGGCTGGACCCGGCGACGCTGCGACTCACCTACGCCAGCGCGGGGCACGAGCCTCCATTCATCGTGCGCGCGGGCCGCGGCGCCACGACGCAGGAACTCGACATCGGCGGCATCGTCGCGGGCGTGGACCCGGCGCACGAGTACCGAGCGGCCGAAGTAACGCTCAGGCCCGGCGACGCGCTCGTCGCATACACCGACGGCGCGTGCGACGTGATGGACTTCGAGAACCGCAAGTTCGGCAAGCGCCGGCTCCAGCAGGCCGTCCGCGCCGCCATCAGCGAAGACCCATCCGCCAAGGCGGGCACGATCCTCGAACGGGTGTTCTGGGAGTTGCGGCAGTTCGCCGGCCTCGCGGCACGCCCCGACGACGTCACCCTGCTCGTTGTTCGCGTCGAAGGCTGA
- a CDS encoding type II secretion system protein: protein MPRRAFTLLEMILVVLLTALVTGLLLPTLGHVRASARDTVSVANTRSHAQVLAAYAADWDDYFPAFADPKAKRSVIRGCNKVIVFPYFHTVYLWQYALCEDYYSGVLKHRSFLHPAADPDPSPDDPKNIGINYLLSSAFLAAPAYWEPETRTGPSQWCHSRLSSASFPAQKALITEIHPVRWFPHPGVEDGIGLAFVDGSAGRFAKADLIEPYPNGEGSWDGTWLPIGIYGMHTIRGWDGRDRR, encoded by the coding sequence ATGCCACGTCGCGCGTTCACCCTGCTCGAGATGATCCTCGTCGTTCTTCTGACAGCCCTTGTCACGGGTCTTCTGCTCCCGACGCTCGGCCATGTTCGAGCCTCGGCGCGCGACACGGTGTCCGTCGCGAACACACGATCGCACGCGCAGGTGCTCGCGGCATACGCCGCGGACTGGGACGACTACTTCCCCGCTTTCGCCGATCCAAAGGCGAAACGGTCTGTCATTCGCGGTTGCAACAAAGTTATCGTCTTCCCCTACTTCCACACCGTGTACCTTTGGCAATATGCGCTGTGTGAGGACTACTACAGCGGCGTCCTGAAGCACCGCTCTTTCCTCCACCCGGCCGCCGATCCCGACCCTTCGCCCGATGATCCGAAGAACATCGGCATCAACTACCTGCTATCGAGCGCGTTCCTCGCGGCCCCCGCCTACTGGGAGCCGGAGACCCGCACGGGGCCGAGCCAGTGGTGTCACAGCCGGCTCAGCAGCGCGTCGTTCCCTGCGCAGAAGGCGCTGATCACCGAGATCCATCCGGTGCGTTGGTTCCCGCACCCCGGCGTCGAGGATGGGATCGGCCTCGCGTTCGTGGACGGGAGCGCGGGGCGTTTCGCCAAAGCCGACCTCATCGAGCCGTACCCAAACGGGGAAGGCTCGTGGGATGGCACATGGCTCCCCATCGGCATCTACGGCATGCACACCATCCGCGGCTGGGACGGCCGGGATCGGCGATGA
- a CDS encoding sigma-70 family RNA polymerase sigma factor, with protein MVHRAPPKDNPDLLAKALGGDRDAVASFLCRNAARIKRRYCARLRGPVRRLIDADDIFSAIAQRLDAYVLSGRFAVESEAQLWALIFRIGDRAVSRHAKQSGHGRGPGSLNGARLGRHSPSSERPDLTPVGMLREVHRAEDRELLRLRLAGAPYAVIAPRLGVSPAAARKRWQRLIADLQRRTNRGRA; from the coding sequence GTGGTTCATCGTGCGCCCCCGAAGGACAACCCCGACCTGCTCGCCAAGGCCCTGGGCGGTGACCGCGACGCTGTCGCTTCCTTCCTCTGCCGCAACGCCGCTCGAATCAAGCGGCGGTATTGCGCCAGGCTCCGCGGTCCTGTCCGCCGCTTGATCGACGCCGACGACATCTTTTCGGCCATCGCTCAGCGGCTGGATGCATACGTTCTCTCGGGGCGGTTCGCCGTCGAGAGCGAGGCCCAACTCTGGGCTTTGATCTTCCGGATCGGCGACCGGGCCGTTTCGCGGCACGCCAAGCAGAGCGGCCACGGCCGCGGCCCCGGAAGCCTCAACGGCGCCCGCCTCGGGCGCCACAGTCCCTCCTCGGAGCGGCCTGACCTCACCCCCGTCGGGATGCTGCGCGAGGTCCACCGCGCCGAGGACCGCGAACTCCTGAGGCTGAGGCTCGCGGGCGCGCCCTACGCCGTCATCGCTCCGAGGCTCGGGGTCTCTCCCGCAGCGGCCCGCAAACGCTGGCAACGCCTGATCGCGGACCTTCAAAGACGCACGAACAGGGGGAGAGCATGA
- the tmk gene encoding dTMP kinase yields MVFDGPDGSGKSTQLARFVAACAAAGVEVCEVREPGGTAIGERVRAILLDRRHEGMSLRCEMLLYMASRAQLVEERIRPALSAGRLVLADRFVSSTLAYQGTAGGLPLEDIHAVARIATGGTMPDLTVVFDVDPQTVIERTRGVDSKVVRGGRAVAGMKDLFSDRMEDKSADAEFRAKVRRGYLDQASAQSDRYAVVDGTKPPDEVWAQVLATVRSRLAPGA; encoded by the coding sequence ATCGTCTTCGACGGCCCGGACGGCTCGGGGAAGAGCACCCAACTCGCCCGCTTCGTCGCGGCCTGCGCCGCCGCCGGCGTCGAGGTCTGCGAGGTGAGGGAACCGGGCGGCACAGCGATCGGCGAGCGTGTCCGCGCGATCCTTCTCGACCGCCGTCACGAGGGCATGAGCCTTCGGTGCGAGATGCTGCTCTACATGGCGAGCCGGGCGCAGCTCGTCGAGGAGCGCATCCGCCCCGCGCTCTCCGCGGGCAGGCTGGTCTTGGCCGACCGCTTTGTTTCCAGCACGCTCGCCTACCAGGGGACGGCGGGCGGGCTGCCGCTGGAGGACATCCACGCCGTCGCCCGGATCGCCACCGGAGGTACGATGCCGGACCTCACCGTCGTCTTCGACGTGGACCCGCAGACCGTCATCGAGCGCACCCGCGGCGTGGACAGCAAGGTCGTTCGAGGCGGCCGCGCCGTCGCGGGGATGAAGGACCTGTTCTCCGATCGCATGGAGGACAAGTCCGCGGACGCGGAGTTCAGGGCGAAGGTGCGCCGGGGCTACCTCGACCAGGCGTCCGCCCAGTCCGACCGCTACGCCGTCGTGGACGGCACGAAGCCGCCGGACGAGGTGTGGGCGCAGGTGCTGGCGACCGTTCGCTCTCGGCTCGCTCCCGGCGCGTGA
- a CDS encoding murein peptide amidase A, translating into MRRAVSTCFLAAFVLLGAGCAAPSVGTAPHAVPAAAASWSVVGASVEGRPIEAVTIGAGRRRVLIIGAIHGDEPEGLPAIDPLIDHLLASPSLCRAATVRIVRDANPDGTAVGSRGNARRIDLNRNWPASNFAPARTRGSQPLSEPETAALHTLIASFAPDLVVVFHSTPGGPFVNYDGPAEREAEAFAAAAAQADPRWRVVPNIGYPTPGSMGSYIGMDLGVPILTVEFARRHDPEAASAAVVEGIEVVLTMHDGR; encoded by the coding sequence ATGCGTCGCGCCGTTTCGACCTGCTTCCTCGCTGCTTTCGTCCTGCTTGGCGCGGGGTGCGCCGCGCCGTCCGTCGGCACCGCACCGCACGCCGTTCCCGCGGCCGCCGCGTCGTGGTCGGTGGTCGGAGCGTCCGTCGAGGGTCGGCCGATCGAAGCCGTCACGATCGGGGCGGGTCGGCGGCGCGTTCTCATCATCGGCGCGATCCACGGCGACGAGCCGGAGGGCCTGCCCGCGATCGACCCGCTCATCGACCACCTCCTCGCTTCGCCGAGCCTGTGTCGCGCCGCCACCGTCCGCATCGTGCGCGACGCGAACCCCGACGGGACGGCGGTCGGCTCGCGCGGCAACGCTCGCCGCATCGACCTCAACCGGAACTGGCCCGCGAGCAACTTCGCCCCCGCCCGCACGCGCGGCTCGCAACCGCTCTCCGAGCCGGAGACCGCCGCCCTGCACACGCTGATCGCCTCGTTCGCGCCGGACCTGGTCGTCGTCTTCCACTCGACGCCCGGCGGCCCGTTCGTGAACTACGACGGCCCGGCGGAGCGCGAGGCCGAGGCCTTCGCCGCCGCCGCCGCACAAGCCGACCCGCGTTGGCGCGTCGTCCCCAACATCGGCTACCCCACGCCCGGCTCGATGGGCTCGTACATCGGCATGGACCTCGGCGTGCCGATCCTCACGGTCGAGTTCGCCCGCCGCCACGACCCCGAGGCCGCCAGCGCCGCCGTCGTCGAAGGCATCGAGGTGGTCCTCACGATGCATGACGGTCGCTGA
- a CDS encoding DoxX family membrane protein, translating into MNGLVLFLHSAVHPPLHPETSAPLRPLWPDFDRSRDFDPWPVYAARAVAFTELIGGVLVLLGLLTRLGALSIAGVMLGAMWLTQFGPAIQSGDTFLGFLPDHAWHDGESWQHLLFQFTLFAGAMSLFCTGSGTLACDRFFASGPGEPPKKKKSKPRDEDGDED; encoded by the coding sequence ATGAACGGCCTTGTCCTCTTCCTGCACTCGGCCGTCCACCCGCCGCTGCACCCGGAGACGAGCGCGCCGCTCCGCCCGCTCTGGCCCGACTTCGACCGCTCGCGCGACTTCGATCCGTGGCCGGTCTATGCGGCCCGCGCGGTCGCCTTCACCGAACTCATCGGCGGCGTGCTCGTGCTCCTCGGTCTGCTCACGCGCCTCGGCGCGCTGAGCATCGCTGGCGTCATGCTCGGCGCGATGTGGCTCACGCAGTTCGGACCCGCCATCCAGTCCGGCGACACCTTCCTCGGCTTCCTCCCCGACCACGCCTGGCACGACGGCGAGTCGTGGCAGCACCTGCTCTTCCAGTTCACCCTCTTCGCCGGAGCGATGTCGCTCTTCTGCACCGGCTCTGGCACGCTCGCCTGCGACCGCTTCTTCGCCTCCGGCCCGGGCGAGCCGCCCAAGAAGAAGAAGAGCAAGCCGCGCGACGAGGACGGCGACGAGGACTGA
- a CDS encoding arginine repressor, whose amino-acid sequence MTGRVRRQQVIADLIVRRPVRSQSELRDLLAQRGIEVTQATLSRDLREMGVAKSPRGYVPAGVAVAPPPTAAGRALEGALRAFVTSAEQAGNLVVLRTGPGHAALVALELDRSPPPGVVGTIAGDDTIFVAARTIQQAARLAMQLKRTANLAGGGGSR is encoded by the coding sequence ATGACCGGACGAGTCCGTCGACAGCAGGTGATCGCCGACCTCATCGTCCGCCGGCCCGTGCGCAGCCAGTCGGAACTGCGCGACCTGCTGGCCCAGCGTGGCATCGAGGTCACGCAGGCGACGCTTTCGCGCGACCTGCGCGAGATGGGCGTCGCCAAGTCGCCGCGTGGCTACGTGCCGGCGGGCGTTGCGGTCGCCCCGCCGCCCACCGCGGCGGGGCGTGCCCTGGAGGGCGCGCTGCGGGCCTTCGTCACCTCGGCGGAGCAGGCGGGGAACCTCGTCGTACTGCGCACCGGCCCGGGGCACGCCGCGCTCGTCGCGCTCGAACTGGACCGTTCGCCCCCTCCCGGCGTGGTGGGGACGATCGCGGGCGACGACACGATCTTTGTCGCGGCGCGCACCATCCAGCAGGCCGCGCGGCTCGCGATGCAGCTCAAGCGCACCGCCAATCTCGCGGGCGGCGGAGGTTCGCGGTGA
- a CDS encoding YIP1 family protein: protein MRCKTCDYSLWNLRSRQCPECGSPFKPSDFAFVANSVRFCCPHCGQDYYGTGPNGHLEPRTFDCVRCGTRIDMDEMVLLPTEGVEEDRTIPDEMPWLSKRSGFLSRWWRTALRGAAQPARIIALTPPESSTATATWFLVVTHAVIGALTVLTIVALFVVIGLFAGMGGGGPGVGPALAGGLFGVAIGTIASVIGAIVVAWLWIAASHGLLLVTGGTAHGIGRTAHAILYTCGPMLISAVPCVGWYFGWMIGGVWWFVAATIMVIRGQSVRPVRAAICVIGPPAAVTVLGVAAYVALIFSAVSSAQTAVTTARGMSAVAETQNVAAAIQAFSTAQNRPPTHALELVTDGTLSAAMFSSATTATTTTAPAFENTDLQTFSIMPEAQAKAFAARAAASLPQGVVAHRVGDFVFTYHGFDPTDPTCSSLWVVIHSPDPASNPVSTPGAAALANGAAIAIPPRQFQTFLQQQNDLRASFGLPPLPDPRTVSPDAPAVRLPQDDR from the coding sequence ATGCGCTGCAAGACCTGCGACTACTCGCTCTGGAACCTCCGCTCACGCCAGTGCCCCGAGTGCGGCTCGCCCTTCAAGCCCTCCGACTTCGCCTTCGTCGCGAACAGCGTGCGGTTCTGCTGCCCCCACTGCGGGCAGGACTACTACGGCACCGGGCCGAACGGACACCTCGAACCGCGGACGTTCGACTGCGTGCGCTGCGGCACGCGCATCGACATGGACGAGATGGTGCTCCTGCCGACCGAGGGCGTGGAGGAGGATCGCACCATCCCGGACGAGATGCCGTGGCTCTCGAAGCGCTCGGGCTTCCTCTCGCGATGGTGGAGGACCGCGCTGCGCGGCGCGGCCCAGCCCGCGCGGATCATCGCCCTGACACCCCCCGAGAGTTCGACCGCGACCGCGACGTGGTTCCTCGTCGTCACGCACGCGGTCATTGGCGCGCTGACCGTGCTCACGATTGTCGCGCTCTTCGTCGTGATAGGCTTGTTCGCGGGGATGGGCGGCGGAGGTCCGGGCGTTGGGCCGGCGCTCGCCGGTGGGCTGTTCGGCGTCGCCATCGGCACCATCGCCTCGGTGATCGGCGCGATCGTCGTAGCGTGGCTCTGGATCGCAGCCTCGCACGGGCTGCTCCTGGTCACGGGCGGCACGGCGCACGGCATCGGGCGGACCGCGCACGCCATCCTCTACACCTGCGGGCCGATGCTGATCTCCGCTGTCCCGTGCGTCGGGTGGTACTTCGGCTGGATGATCGGCGGGGTGTGGTGGTTCGTGGCGGCGACTATCATGGTGATTCGCGGCCAGTCCGTCCGGCCGGTCCGGGCAGCTATCTGCGTGATCGGACCGCCCGCCGCGGTGACCGTGCTCGGCGTCGCCGCGTACGTCGCGCTCATCTTCAGCGCCGTCAGCTCGGCTCAGACCGCCGTCACGACGGCGCGCGGCATGAGCGCGGTCGCCGAGACGCAGAACGTCGCCGCCGCGATACAAGCCTTCAGCACTGCGCAGAACAGGCCGCCCACCCACGCGCTCGAACTCGTGACCGACGGCACGCTCTCGGCCGCGATGTTCTCCTCGGCAACAACCGCCACCACCACGACAGCCCCCGCCTTCGAGAACACCGACCTGCAGACCTTCTCGATCATGCCCGAGGCACAAGCGAAGGCCTTCGCGGCGAGGGCCGCCGCGTCGCTGCCGCAGGGTGTGGTCGCACACCGCGTCGGCGACTTCGTGTTCACCTATCACGGGTTCGACCCCACCGACCCCACCTGCTCCTCGCTCTGGGTCGTGATCCACTCGCCCGACCCGGCGTCGAACCCGGTCTCGACACCCGGAGCGGCGGCCTTGGCCAACGGCGCGGCGATCGCGATTCCGCCCCGCCAGTTCCAGACCTTCCTCCAGCAACAGAACGACCTGCGCGCGTCGTTCGGCCTGCCCCCGCTGCCGGACCCGAGGACGGTATCGCCGGACGCACCCGCGGTCCGTCTTCCGCAGGACGATCGCTAA
- the argC gene encoding N-acetyl-gamma-glutamyl-phosphate reductase yields the protein MKRAVIIGASGYTGAELAAILLRHPRAELVGLFNSGRAGGAVRGFDELFPRFRGEIDLPVLPLDLEAVAALAPDAVFLCTPHEASASLAPALLERALLTLDLSAAFRLPDAALYPKHYAFEHERPDLLRDAVYGLPERNRAGIAGARLIAVPGCYPTSVILPLAPLVEARAIRHGTRPIIDSTSGVSGAGRAPTERTHLCEVSQQPYGVLSHRHQPEIVAHAGVPVVFTPHLGPYDRGILSTIHVELAEEWDRARVGAALDAAYADEPFVRLLPPGQWPSVDAVRGTNYLDLAFAVDTSHGAGAHLILVSAIDNLVKGASGQAVQCMNVRLGLPETAGLLPERLGAGVAL from the coding sequence GTGAAGCGGGCGGTAATCATCGGCGCGAGCGGGTACACCGGCGCGGAACTCGCCGCCATCCTCCTGCGCCATCCCCGCGCCGAACTTGTCGGCCTCTTCAACTCCGGGCGCGCCGGCGGCGCGGTGCGCGGCTTCGACGAACTCTTTCCGCGCTTCCGGGGCGAGATCGACCTGCCCGTTCTGCCGTTGGACCTTGAGGCTGTCGCCGCGCTCGCGCCGGACGCGGTGTTCCTGTGTACGCCGCACGAGGCGAGCGCGTCGCTCGCCCCCGCGCTGCTCGAACGCGCCCTGCTCACGCTCGACCTCTCGGCCGCGTTCCGCCTTCCCGACGCCGCGCTGTACCCGAAGCACTACGCCTTCGAGCACGAGCGCCCCGACCTCCTGCGCGACGCCGTCTACGGCCTGCCCGAGCGGAACCGCGCCGGGATCGCCGGCGCGCGACTGATCGCCGTGCCGGGGTGCTATCCCACCAGCGTGATCCTTCCGCTGGCCCCGCTGGTTGAAGCCCGCGCGATCCGCCACGGCACGCGGCCGATCATCGACTCGACGAGCGGCGTCAGCGGCGCGGGCCGCGCGCCCACCGAGCGCACGCACCTGTGCGAGGTCTCGCAGCAGCCTTACGGCGTGCTCAGCCACCGCCATCAGCCCGAGATCGTCGCGCACGCGGGCGTGCCCGTCGTCTTCACGCCGCACCTCGGCCCGTACGACCGCGGCATCCTGAGCACGATCCACGTCGAACTCGCCGAGGAGTGGGACCGCGCCCGAGTCGGTGCTGCGCTCGACGCCGCGTACGCCGACGAGCCGTTCGTTCGCCTCCTGCCGCCGGGCCAGTGGCCGAGCGTGGACGCGGTGCGGGGCACGAACTACCTCGACCTTGCCTTCGCGGTGGACACCTCGCACGGTGCGGGCGCGCACCTCATCCTCGTTTCCGCGATTGACAACCTCGTGAAGGGTGCGTCGGGCCAGGCGGTGCAGTGCATGAACGTGCGCCTGGGCCTTCCGGAGACGGCGGGCCTGCTGCCGGAGCGTCTGGGCGCGGGGGTAGCGTTGTGA
- the argB gene encoding acetylglutamate kinase — protein MHERAPGPSGDGGPAAGASGRGGSVVTAPIVVKIGGRALDEAASRGPLWNALASLAREHAGGVVIVHGGGAAVDAHLVRLGMFTARAEGLRITPPEQMDEVAAVLAGRVNTLLVGLLLAAGVNAVGLRLGDAGAARCDLHRRAGTDLGRVGEVIGGEGGAWRALLRAGCTPVLSSIGFDERGSALNVNADDAAAAVARILRAHALVLLTDVPGVRGQDGGTIVELDAARAESLIDAGVITGGMIPKARAAVATAEATGVPTVIASWDAPEHLRNLAHDAPVGTRFTAGARSAPRVSLASDGHG, from the coding sequence GTGCATGAACGTGCGCCTGGGCCTTCCGGAGACGGCGGGCCTGCTGCCGGAGCGTCTGGGCGCGGGGGTAGCGTTGTGACCGCGCCCATCGTCGTCAAGATCGGCGGCCGCGCCCTCGACGAGGCCGCTTCGCGCGGTCCGCTCTGGAACGCACTCGCCTCGCTCGCGCGCGAGCACGCCGGCGGCGTCGTGATCGTGCACGGGGGCGGCGCGGCCGTTGACGCCCACCTTGTGCGACTCGGCATGTTCACCGCCCGCGCCGAGGGTCTTCGCATCACGCCGCCCGAGCAGATGGACGAGGTCGCCGCCGTTCTCGCGGGGCGTGTGAACACGCTTCTCGTCGGGCTGTTGCTGGCGGCGGGCGTGAACGCTGTGGGCCTTCGGCTGGGCGACGCGGGTGCGGCGCGCTGCGACCTCCACCGGCGTGCCGGCACGGACCTCGGCCGCGTCGGGGAAGTCATCGGCGGCGAGGGGGGCGCATGGCGTGCGCTGCTGCGAGCCGGGTGCACGCCCGTTCTCAGTTCGATCGGCTTCGACGAGCGGGGCAGTGCGCTGAACGTGAACGCCGACGACGCGGCCGCCGCCGTCGCACGCATCCTGCGCGCCCACGCCCTCGTGCTGCTCACGGACGTCCCCGGCGTTCGTGGGCAGGACGGCGGCACGATCGTGGAGCTGGACGCCGCGCGTGCCGAATCGCTCATTGACGCGGGGGTGATCACCGGCGGGATGATCCCGAAGGCGCGGGCCGCCGTCGCCACCGCCGAGGCCACCGGCGTGCCGACCGTCATCGCTTCGTGGGACGCCCCAGAACACCTGCGCAATCTCGCCCACGACGCGCCCGTCGGCACGCGATTCACCGCGGGGGCGCGCAGCGCGCCGAGGGTCTCGCTCGCTTCGGATGGGCACGGATAG